A section of the Sander vitreus isolate 19-12246 chromosome 19, sanVit1, whole genome shotgun sequence genome encodes:
- the smim20 gene encoding small integral membrane protein 20, whose product MSKNKRIALVFGGFVTAVAVAFYPIFFYPLTHKNEYRDVQKMNRAGVNQADVQPVGVKIWSDPFKPAGK is encoded by the exons atgtcaaaaaacaagAGAATAGCGTTGGTATTTGGAGGCTTTGTAACGGCTGTTGCCGTTGCGTTTTACCCCATATTTTTCTACCCGCTCACGCATAAAAACGAGTACA GAGATGTCCAGAAGATGAACCGGGCAGGTGTGAACCAGGCAGATGTTCAACCCGTAG GGGTGAAGATATGGTCTGATCCATTCAAGCCTGCAGGCAAATAA